The Chitinophaga sp. Cy-1792 genome contains the following window.
AAAGAAGTATTCCGGCGCTTTTTTAATGCGGCCATCGCCAGCAAAGGCGCCTATAGCATCATCGATAAAAAGACCGGCGAAATTGCCGGCAGCACCAGGTTCTACAAAGCAGAGGGCGAAGGTGATACTATCCTGATCGGCTATACGTTTTTCGCTGTTAAATATTGGGGTACCGGCTTCAACAACATCGTCAAAAAATTAATGTTGAACCATATCTTCCAGTATGTAGAACAGGTAAACTTCCATGTGGGAGAAGAAAATTTCCGGTCGCAACAGGCCATAGCCAAACTGGGCGCCATTCCTGCCGGAAAGGAAATTGTCACCATCGCAGGGGAAGCACCGAAAGTACGACTGGTGTATGCATTAAATAAAAGTAACTGGCATTAGTGATGAGTATACATAATCTGATAATTGTTGATCCGGAGAAAATTACCCTCGACGATGTTTTCTTCAGCGATAAAAATAAAGCAATCCTTAAACAGGTGGTGAAAGAACACCAATACGTGGAGGAACTGACTGCATACGACCTGCCGGTAGATAATAAAATCCTCCTGCACGGCCACTCCGGCTGTGGTAAAACCACCACCGCCAAAGCGATTGCCCATACGCTCAACAAAAATATCGTTATACTCAATCTCAGTACCCTCATCTCTTCCCGCTTAGGTGAAACTGCGACCAATCTCAAGCTGGTTTTCGACAAGGCTATCAAGGAAAAGGCAGTCCTCTTCCTCGATGAGTTTGACCAGATTGGAAAGGCGAGGGCCAACGACGATAAGGATTCCGGCGAAATGCGCCGCCTCGTGAATACCCTCATCCAGCTGATAGACTATTTCCCGAACTACTGCCTCCTCATCTGCGCCACCAACTTCTACGACCTCATCGATCCTGCATTGCTGCGCCGGTTCCAGCTGAAACTGCAATACGAACTCCCTGCTGCCGATAAACTCAACGACTACTACGATAAAGCACTGGCCCGCTTCCCGGAACATCTCCGCCATATCGAACGCAAATTCGATATCTCTTACGCCGAAGCCAAAGATTATATCAACACCGAAATGAAAGCCCGGATTATCGCTGAACTGGAACATAAACAACGCCTGGCTACCGCCAATTAATCCGCCACTACTTTCATATCCGAACAGCATTTGTCCGTATCTGAACATTATTTTTACAGATTGAATATGTATTGTGTTGATATTCAATATGTATTATTGTTGGTGTTCAATTTGGTTACTAAAGTTATCTTTATAACCCGGTAAACGAATCGCTATGTTTAGGAACTACTTCAGGGTTGCAATACGGAACCTATGGAAGAACAAGGAATTCTCAGCAATCAATATTTTCGGTCTGGCTATCGGCCTGGCAACAAGCCTGCTCATCATCGTATATGTATTGGATGAACTGAGCTACGACCGCTATAATAAACACGCTGATAATATTTACCGTATAGACGGTAACATCAATTTCGGTGGTTCACATTTTATTGTTGCAACCGCTCCGGCGCCTATGGCGGCCACCATAAAAACTGATATCCCTGAAGTAGAGGAAGCCACCCGGTTTCGCTCCTATGATGGGTTCCTGGTAAAAAAAGGTTTGCAGAATATCCAGGAAGACCACGTTATTTATGCAGATAATAACATGTTTAACGTCTTTTCGATGCCATTGCTGGAAGGTGATAGTGCTACTGCGCTCACCGAACCCAGAACAGTGGTCCTAACGGAAAAGACTGCACGAAAATATTTCAATGCTACGGATGTTGTCGGCAAAACGCTTATCATCAACGACTCTATCCCTTATCGCATTACCGGTGTATTAAAACAATTACCCACCCAGTCTCAGCTGACATTCGATTTCTATGTGTCCCTTGCCGGTATTGCTGAAGGGAAAGAAGATAACTGGCTCAGTAATAACTTTGCTACCTATGTACGCCTGCATGATGGCGCAGATCCGAAAGTATTCATTGGTAAAGTCCAGGCCCTGGCCGATAAACATGCCGGCCCGCAGATAAATACGGTCCTGAATACCTCCCTGGAAGAGCTAAAGAAAAATGGCAACTACCTCAACTATGAATTGATGCCATTAACCAGCATCCATCTGTACAGTAATAAGAGCTTTGAGCTGAACGCCAACGGCTCTATTCAATATGTTTATATCTTCGGGGCTATTGCCTTGTTTATCCTGCTGATTGCCTGCATTAACTTCATGAATCTCTCTACTGCCAAAAGTGCCAACAGGGCCAAGGAAGTAGGAGTGAGGAAGGTAATGGGCTCACAACGTACGCAGTTGGTGGCGCAATTCATTACTGAATCGATGCTGATCAGTGCCATTGCTATGCTACTGGCCTTGTGTGTGGCGGCGTTGGCCATGCCGTTCTTTAACCAGCTGGCAGGAAAGGAAATGAATATCGGATTGCTGGCTACGCCGCAGATTGGGTTGCTGTTATTATTGCTGGTACTTTTTGTGGGCATACTCGCAGGTAGTTATCCTGCTTTCTTCTTATCAGGATTTCGCCCGGTAGCGGTTTTGAAAGGTACACTGGCAGCCGGTTTTAAGAAAAGTTCTTTCAGAAATGCACTCGTAATAGGCCAATTCGCTATCTCCATCTTCCTGATCATAGGTACTATTGTAATCTACGGACAACTAAATTATATCCGCAACAAACAATTAGGGTTTAACCGCGATCAGGTGCTGGTGATCCATAATACAAATGCCCTGGGTAACCAGATAAGGGCCCTCCGCCAGGAACTTACCGGATTGGAAGGCGTTTCCGGTGCTACCACCACGGGTTATCTGCCAACCGGTACCTACAGAAATGATAGTCCACTTTTTCTGAGTCCGACTAAAGACCCGAAAACAGCCGTTTCTATGCAGAACTGGTTTGTAGATGATCAATATATTCCTGTCCTGGGCATGCAGATGAAAATGGGTCGTAATTTTTCGTCCGCATATGGTTCCGATTCTTCCGGCGTAATCATCAATGAGGCCGCCGCAAAACTCCTGGGGCTCAAAGACCCGGTTAATACCCGTATATACGGACTGGACGGAATGCAGTACACCGACCTGGCTGGCTATCATGTTGTAGGTGTAGTAAAGGATTTCAATTTCAATTCTCTCCGCGAACAGGTAACGCCGGTAGCGCTTTTCCTGGGGGAACAACGGGGAAGCATTGCATTGCGTGTACACAGCAACGATATGCCAAAGCTCTTATCTATGGTAGAAAAGAAATGGCAGGCCTTCTTACCGGGGCAGCCTTTTTCCTATAGTTTTATGGATGATGATTTCAATAAGATCTATCAGGCGGAGACCAGGATGGGAGTGATCTCCCTGACATTCTCCATTCTTGCGGTATTTGTTGCCTGCCTGGGATTATTTGGCCTGGCTGCCTATGCTGCAGAGCAACGGACCCGCGAAATAGGTATCCGCAAAGCTTTGGGAGCTACTGTTACCAATATCGTACACCTCTTGTCTAAAGATTTCCTGAAACTGGTCATGATTGCTTTGCTGATCGCCTTCCCGCTGGGATGGTGGGCGATGCATCACTGGCTGCAGGATTTTGCATATCGTACGGCTATAGGATGGCAGGTATTTGCTGGTACGGCCGTACTCTCTGTTTTAATCGCACTTTGTACGGTGAGTTATCAGGCCATCAGGGCCGCACTGACCAACCCGGTTAAAAGTTTGAAGTCCTGATAGTCATTCTTCCGCCACCGCATGCTTCCTGGTGCTGTTGAAAAAATTATGCAGATGAGATATTGCATCCCATCTGCATAATACCGTTTTAACTGGTCGGCAACAGTATCCAGGTTTGTATGCTGCTTGCTATAAATCAATATTCTCCTGTACTGCCGCAATCGGCACTTCTCCACCGGCATCGATCACACCTATCAGCGAATATTTACCTTGTGGCAGCTTATTAGGTATCCGGAAATAAACGACACGCTTCTGACCCGGAAACATCGGGAATAACGGGTAGTCTACTTTTGTCTTTTCATTGGTGGCGGTATTGGCGAGTTCTATATAGCTACTGATCTCTAACTGCGTTTTACCGGTATTTTCACATACGATCTGACAGGTACGCAGGGTATCTGCCGGTACTGGTAACCGGAATCCTATTATCTGTACATCTTTTTCAGTTACGTTAGGTGGGGTCTGGTAGATATGCACACCTACCCGCATTCTGCCGTTGATGGTGGTTTTAACGCCATCCGGACTCTCCACCACCTGTTCCTGGGTTGTTTCCAGGAATATCATGGCCCATTTCATCTCTTTGTCGGCATCCCCAACTTCGGGCGCCTGTACATGAAAGTCCAGTTCCGCTACCTGGCCAGGTTCTGCTTCAAAAAATGTTTTGTCCAGCTTAATCCATTGGGCACAGCTATGTGGCTGGCTTCCCGGCATGGTATAAATATGCGTACCGGTAGAATCCCGTACAAAATCATTGATATAAACAGTAAACTGCTTCTTGATAGGAAGTGTATTGGTGATCAGTATCTTTCCTACAGACGACTGACCATTACTCAACTTAAAGTCGATGGTGGCAGGTCTGATCAGTAATCCGGGAGTAGACTGGGTACTGTCGCCCAGTGGCTTTGCGGCTATGGGAGCTGCAGGTGGCGTTGCGCCCGGGGAACCGGGTTTGACAGGTGTATTTCCGGCTGGCGGCGTACCTGGAACCGGTGGCGTTGCCGGAACCGGTGATGTTGCCGGAACCGGTGATGTTGCCGGAACAGCAGGTTTGGGCAGAACAGCCGGGGCCTGCTGTGTGGGGGCTTGTGCATAGGCAGCCGTCGTATAAACTGCCAGTAAGAGCAACATTATTTTTTTCATGTGGGGTTACAAGTTTATTCCTGAGAACGGATATCATCACTATAAATAATACGTTCCAGTTTGTGGTGATCAAGAATAATTATTTTACCATCCTGAATATTGATGATGCGTTCATCACGAAGGTCGCTCAGCGTACGTATCAGTGATTCTTTGGCTACTCCTGCGAGTGCTGCCAGGTTACAACGACTGATGTTCAGGCTGAATTCAATAGCCTTGGAAGGATTGTACTTCTGATAGGTAAGCAGTAAGGCTTCGCCTACTTTTTTACGGAGGGAACTGTATGCCATTCTGAGCATTTGTTCTTGTTTGTCTGCAATATTACTGGTGAGTATCTGAATGATGTCCAGTAAAAATGTGGTGTTGTGCTGACAAAGCATACTCAGATCATCTCTGGAAATGGCAACCAGATCTGCTTCTTCGATAACTTCAGCAGTTTCGCGATAGCGGCCGCCCTGCATCAGGGCGTGAAATCCAAAAAAATCACCTTCTTTATATAATCCGGTGATCAGCTCTTTGCCATCCTCATTCCATTTGCTGGTTTTTACCTTACCATGCAGAATGTAGAATATGGCTGATGCAGATTTCCCTTCATTGTATATAATCCGTTTTTTCTTTGCATGCAGCAGATTTCCATCTTCCAGCTGC
Protein-coding sequences here:
- a CDS encoding GNAT family N-acetyltransferase — translated: MKDVIQAILENEVVKLQPLTTADFDALYAVAADPRIWEQHPEQDRWKKEVFRRFFNAAIASKGAYSIIDKKTGEIAGSTRFYKAEGEGDTILIGYTFFAVKYWGTGFNNIVKKLMLNHIFQYVEQVNFHVGEENFRSQQAIAKLGAIPAGKEIVTIAGEAPKVRLVYALNKSNWH
- a CDS encoding AAA family ATPase encodes the protein MSIHNLIIVDPEKITLDDVFFSDKNKAILKQVVKEHQYVEELTAYDLPVDNKILLHGHSGCGKTTTAKAIAHTLNKNIVILNLSTLISSRLGETATNLKLVFDKAIKEKAVLFLDEFDQIGKARANDDKDSGEMRRLVNTLIQLIDYFPNYCLLICATNFYDLIDPALLRRFQLKLQYELPAADKLNDYYDKALARFPEHLRHIERKFDISYAEAKDYINTEMKARIIAELEHKQRLATAN
- a CDS encoding ABC transporter permease, whose protein sequence is MFRNYFRVAIRNLWKNKEFSAINIFGLAIGLATSLLIIVYVLDELSYDRYNKHADNIYRIDGNINFGGSHFIVATAPAPMAATIKTDIPEVEEATRFRSYDGFLVKKGLQNIQEDHVIYADNNMFNVFSMPLLEGDSATALTEPRTVVLTEKTARKYFNATDVVGKTLIINDSIPYRITGVLKQLPTQSQLTFDFYVSLAGIAEGKEDNWLSNNFATYVRLHDGADPKVFIGKVQALADKHAGPQINTVLNTSLEELKKNGNYLNYELMPLTSIHLYSNKSFELNANGSIQYVYIFGAIALFILLIACINFMNLSTAKSANRAKEVGVRKVMGSQRTQLVAQFITESMLISAIAMLLALCVAALAMPFFNQLAGKEMNIGLLATPQIGLLLLLLVLFVGILAGSYPAFFLSGFRPVAVLKGTLAAGFKKSSFRNALVIGQFAISIFLIIGTIVIYGQLNYIRNKQLGFNRDQVLVIHNTNALGNQIRALRQELTGLEGVSGATTTGYLPTGTYRNDSPLFLSPTKDPKTAVSMQNWFVDDQYIPVLGMQMKMGRNFSSAYGSDSSGVIINEAAAKLLGLKDPVNTRIYGLDGMQYTDLAGYHVVGVVKDFNFNSLREQVTPVALFLGEQRGSIALRVHSNDMPKLLSMVEKKWQAFLPGQPFSYSFMDDDFNKIYQAETRMGVISLTFSILAVFVACLGLFGLAAYAAEQRTREIGIRKALGATVTNIVHLLSKDFLKLVMIALLIAFPLGWWAMHHWLQDFAYRTAIGWQVFAGTAVLSVLIALCTVSYQAIRAALTNPVKSLKS
- a CDS encoding Crp/Fnr family transcriptional regulator, translating into MMKKVMITEDMDSENPPINPLSTIDEFIKMQLEDGNLLHAKKKRIIYNEGKSASAIFYILHGKVKTSKWNEDGKELITGLYKEGDFFGFHALMQGGRYRETAEVIEEADLVAISRDDLSMLCQHNTTFLLDIIQILTSNIADKQEQMLRMAYSSLRKKVGEALLLTYQKYNPSKAIEFSLNISRCNLAALAGVAKESLIRTLSDLRDERIINIQDGKIIILDHHKLERIIYSDDIRSQE